DNA sequence from the Synechococcus sp. MU1617 genome:
TACTCCGTTCTGCTGAACGAGCGCGGCGGCATTCGCGACGACCTCATCGTTTACGACTGCGGTGCCATCGATGCCGAACGGGGCGCGCTGGTGCTGGTGATCAATGCCGCCTGCGCCGACAGCGACACCGCCTGGATCCGTGCACAGATGGAACCCGCTGGCATAACGGTGACCGACATCAAAAACGGAGGGGTGCTGCTCGCTCTCCAGGGCCCTGACGCCATGGGATTGCTGCAGGAGCTGAGTGGTGAAGACCTCAGCGGCTTGCCCCGTTTCGGCCACCGGATGCTCAGCCTCAACGGCCTGAGCCAGCCGGTGTTCAGTGCTCGCACGGGCTACACCGGCGAAGACGGTGCAGAACTGCTGCTCAACGCCGACGACGGACAAAAGCTCTGGCAGCTTTTGTTGGATCGCGGTGTCGCACCCTGCGGCCTGGGGGCGCGGGACACCTTGCGGCTAGAGGCCGCCATGCACCTCTACGGCCAGGACATGAACGATGAAACCAACCCCTTCGAGGCGGGGTTGGGTTGGCTCGTGCACCTGGAAATGCCCATGGATTTCGTCGGCCGGCAGGCACTGGAGCAGGCGGCGGAATCCGGCCCCGCCAAACGCCTGGTGGGGCTCAAGCTGCAGGGCCGCGCCATCGCCCGCCACGACTATTCCGTCATGCATAACGGGGAGACAGTCGGCATCGTCACCAGCGGCACCTGGTCCCCCACCCTGGAAGAAGCGATCGCCCTGGCCTACGTGCCCAAATCCCTTGCCAAGCTCGGCACCGAACTGAGCGTGGAGATCCGCGGCAAGGCCCAACCGGCAACGGTCGTTCGCAAGCCCTTCTACAAACGAGCCTGAGGCTCACCGCTGCTGTGGGAAACTCGCACTTCTCCAATTGAGACATCCCATGCGCAGCAACGGTTGCGGCGACCTGCG
Encoded proteins:
- the gcvT gene encoding glycine cleavage system aminomethyltransferase GcvT, which translates into the protein MSLQRTPLFESCRSAGGRMVPFAGWEMPVQFSGLIQEHKAVRERVGMFDISHMGVLRLEGANPKDALQRLIPSDLHRIGPGEACYSVLLNERGGIRDDLIVYDCGAIDAERGALVLVINAACADSDTAWIRAQMEPAGITVTDIKNGGVLLALQGPDAMGLLQELSGEDLSGLPRFGHRMLSLNGLSQPVFSARTGYTGEDGAELLLNADDGQKLWQLLLDRGVAPCGLGARDTLRLEAAMHLYGQDMNDETNPFEAGLGWLVHLEMPMDFVGRQALEQAAESGPAKRLVGLKLQGRAIARHDYSVMHNGETVGIVTSGTWSPTLEEAIALAYVPKSLAKLGTELSVEIRGKAQPATVVRKPFYKRA